In Melopsittacus undulatus isolate bMelUnd1 chromosome 6, bMelUnd1.mat.Z, whole genome shotgun sequence, the following proteins share a genomic window:
- the BRS3 gene encoding bombesin receptor subtype-3: MSQLYLPSTNETLRASTDGTELKSILDNETTTEEWTEDSFPGLEILCIIYITYSVIISVGLLGNAILIKVFFKIKSMQTVPNIFITSLAFGDLLLLLTCVPIDATRYIVDTWIFGRIGCKLLSFIQLTSVGVSVFTLTVLSADRYRAIVKPLELQTSDALLKTCCKAGCVWIISMIFAIPEAVFSDLYSFSDPEKNVTFEACAPYPVTEKILQEAHSLVCFLVFYIIPLAVISVYYFLIARTLYKSTSNMPAEEHGHARKQIESRKRVAKTVLVLVALFAFCWLPNHILYLYRSFTYHASVDASTFHLIATIFSRALAFSNSCINPFALYWLSKSFRQHFKKQILCCKAKLRSKPPSATHSNTPTRAPSITGSTCGSEISVTLLTDYSITKEEESV, translated from the exons ATGTCTCAACTATACTTGCCTTCAACTAATGAGACTTTGCGTGCATCTACAGATGGTACAGAGCTGAAATCAATCCTTGATAATGAAACCACAACTGAAGAATGGACCGAAGACTCCTTCCCAGGATTGGAAATACTGTGCATCATTTATATTACATACTCAGTGATCATTTCCGTGGGACTCCTTGGAAATGCAATCCTCATCAAAGTCTTTTTCAAGATTAAATCCATGCAGACAGTTCCAAACATCTTCATCACCAGCCTGGCATTTGGAGACCTACTGCTTTTATTGACTTGTGTGCCTATAGATGCCACACGGTACATCGTGGATACCTGGATCTTTGGAAGGATTGGGTGCAAGCTGCTGTCTTTCATCCAGTTAACCTCAGTTGGAGTCTCAGTGTTTACCCTGACTGTTCTCAGTGCTGACAG GTACAGAGCCATCGTTAAACCCTTGGAACTGCAGACTTCAGATGCACTCCTGAAGACTTGCTGTAAAGCAGGCTGTGTTTGGATCATCTCCATGATATTTGCTATCCCAGAGGCTGTCTTCTCCGACTTGTATTCTTTCAGCGACCCTGAGAAGAATGTAACTTTTGAGGCATGTGCCCCTTATCCTGTGACTGAGAAGATCCTGCAGGAAGCTCACTCCCTGGTTTGCTTCTTAGTGTTCTATATTATACCCTTAGCTGTCATTTCTGTCTACTATTTTCTTATCGCCAGAACTTTATATAAAAGCACCTCCAACATGCCAGCAGAAGAACACGGTCATGCCCGTAAGCAG ATTGAATCCCGCAAGAGAGTTGCAAAAACAGTGCTGGTGCTTGTTGCTTTGTTTGCCTTCTGCTGGTTGCCCAACCACATCCTCTACCTATACCGCTCTTTCACATACCACGCTTCTGTCGATGCTTCCACCTTCCATCTGATAGCTACTATTTTTTCCCGTGCCTTGGCCTTCAGCAATTCCTGCATCAATCCTTTTGCTCTTTATTGGCTGAGTAAAAGTTTCAGGCaacactttaaaaagcaaatcttgTGCTGTAAGGCAAAGCTTCGTTCAAAGCCTCCCAGTGCTACCCACAGCAACACACCAACCAGAGCCCCATCCATCACAGGCAGCACATGTGGCTCAGAAATCAGTGTTACATTGCTAACAGATTACAGCATcacaaaagaagaggaaagtgTTTAG
- the HTATSF1 gene encoding 17S U2 SnRNP complex component HTATSF1 gives MSGEDGNEEFYRQLQLQQQYDAKPEPGGESESDPFTYVDPADGAAYEWDREKKAWFPKITEDFLATYHANYGFNAEDTDSSSASGTATESKQPVSSKTSGTQPSANEKGPQQTDPKQKAEKRKLEPGWFHVEEDRNTNVYVTGLPPDITKDEFIQVMSKCGIIMRDPQTEEHKIKLYKDKEGNLKGDGLCCYLKRESVQLALRLLDEAEIRGYKLHVEVAKFQLKGEYDASKKKKKCKDYKKKLSQQQKQLDWRPEKKEGATRMRHERIVIIRNMFHPKDFEEDPLVLNEIREDLRTECEKFGQVKKVLIFDRHPDGVASVSFKEPTEADLCKLTLNGRWFGGRQLSAETWDGVTDYQVEETAREREERLKVWGSFLEDPDAKEQQTASESDSATSSVKLPEGRQPSSVNDTSKDDVNTEAQKRENNGEGINEDGAPSTDSSLAGSDDEADT, from the exons ATGAGCGGTGAGGACGGGAACGAGGAGTTCTACcggcagctgcagctccagcagcagtaCGACGCCAAGCCCGAGCCCGGCGGCGAAAGCGAGTCCGACCCCTTCACCTACGTCGATCCGGCCGACGGAGCTGCCTACGAGTGGGACCGGGAGAAGAAGGCCTGGTTCCCCAAG ataacAGAAGATTTCCTAGCAACGTATCATGCCAACTACGGCTTCAATGCAGAGGACACAGACAGCTCATCTGCTTCTGGCACAGCAACTGAAAGTAAGCAACCAGTAAGCTCTAAGACATCAGGAACTCAACCATCAGCAAATGAGAAAGGACCACAGCAAACAGatccaaagcaaaaagcagaaaaacgGAAGCTTGAGCCAG GATGGTTTCATGTTGAAGAAGATAGAAACACGAATGTTTATGTGACTG GTTTACCTCCAGACATCACGAAAGATGAATTTATACAAGTCATGTCAAAATGTGGTATCATTATGCGAGATCCTCAGACAGAAGAACACAAAATCAAACTGTACAAAGATAAGGAAGGAAATCTTAAAGGAGATGGTCTGTGTTGCTATCTAAAG AGAGAATCAGTTCAACTTGCTTTGAGACTTCTGGATGAGGCAGAAATTAGAGGCTATAAATTGCATGTGGAAGTTGCAAAGTTTCAACTGAAGGGGGAGTATGATGCaagcaaaaagaagaagaaatgtaaaGACTACAAGAAGAAGTTGTCTCAACAGCAGAA ACAGCTGGATTGGAGGCCAGAGAAGAAAGAGGGTGCAACTCGGATGCGACATGAACGCATCGTTATTATCAGGAATATGTTCCACCCAAAGGACTTTGAG GAGGATCCCTTAGTGCTAAATGAGATCAGAGAAGATCTTCGGACAGAGTGTGAAAAGTTTGGTCAAGTAAAGAAGGTTCTCATTTTTGAT CGACACCCTGATGGCGTGGCCTCTGTGTCCTTCAAAGAACCTACAGAAGCTGATCTGTGCAAGCTGACGCTAAATGGGAGGTGGTTTGGTGGCCGTCAGCTCAGTGCTGAAACATGGGATGGTGTAACGGATTATCAG GTGGAGGAGACtgcaagagaaagggaagaaaggctCAAGGTGTGGGGATCATTCCTAGAGGATCCTGACGCAAAGgagcagcaaacagcatctgAATCGGATTCTGCAACGAGTAGTGTTAAACTGCCTGAAGGCAGGCAACCTTCAAGTGTTAATGACACATCTAAGGATGATGTAAATACTGAAGCCCAGAAGAGGGAGAATAATGGTGAGGGCATTAATGAAGATGGAGCTCCATCTACAGACAGCAGCCTTGCAGGGAGTGATGATGAAGCAGATACATAA